The Desmonostoc muscorum LEGE 12446 genome includes a region encoding these proteins:
- a CDS encoding ester cyclase: MTSEKTTELPLWVQDRDIVIAHDEEVQWREGKRPNYSGTNEVLHQERKFHHPEGSLEAIAQNLVRTFEMEASHKSNPQQWLSIVADKFKMSSNGGEQYTAQEVAEQGTYNLFLGESEQYSSKSETFESSFELFHTAFPNGFLWELTEVLSGPPNVSFKWRHWGTFNGSYKDYTPTGETVEMVGVSIARVTDDLKIESLEHYFDNNAFLQKLTSGGCPFHS; the protein is encoded by the coding sequence ATGACTAGCGAGAAAACTACAGAATTGCCGCTGTGGGTACAAGATAGAGATATAGTTATTGCTCATGATGAAGAAGTACAGTGGCGAGAAGGAAAACGTCCAAATTATTCAGGCACTAATGAAGTTCTTCATCAAGAGAGAAAATTTCACCATCCCGAAGGTTCTTTAGAAGCGATCGCTCAAAATTTAGTCCGCACTTTTGAAATGGAAGCTTCTCATAAATCTAATCCCCAACAATGGCTTTCCATTGTTGCTGATAAGTTTAAAATGAGTAGCAATGGTGGAGAACAATACACTGCCCAAGAAGTTGCAGAACAAGGTACTTATAACTTATTTCTTGGTGAAAGTGAGCAGTATAGCTCCAAATCCGAAACCTTTGAATCTTCATTTGAACTTTTTCATACAGCTTTTCCTAATGGCTTTCTTTGGGAATTAACAGAAGTGCTTTCTGGACCGCCTAATGTTAGCTTTAAGTGGCGACATTGGGGGACATTTAATGGTTCCTATAAAGACTATACACCTACAGGAGAAACAGTAGAAATGGTAGGAGTTAGTATTGCTCGTGTCACTGATGATTTGAAGATTGAGTCTTTGGAGCATTATTTTGATAACAATGCTTTTCTGCAAAAATTAACCAGTGGTGGTTGTCCTTTCCATTCCTAA
- a CDS encoding LabA-like NYN domain-containing protein, which yields MGSPMNRLSIFVDGNNMFYAQQKNGWFFDPRRVLEYFKHEQSETTLINAFWYTGLKDPQDQRGFRDALISLGYTVRTKILKEYYDDTSGRYSQKANLDIEIVVDMFNTVDQYDRVVLFSGDGDFERAIELLRSKNTHITVVSTEGMIARELRNATDRYIDLNDIRDQIEKTDA from the coding sequence ATGGGTTCTCCAATGAATCGTCTGTCTATTTTTGTAGACGGAAACAATATGTTCTATGCTCAACAAAAAAATGGGTGGTTTTTTGACCCGCGACGAGTCTTAGAATACTTCAAACATGAGCAGTCAGAAACAACATTAATCAATGCATTCTGGTACACTGGCTTAAAAGACCCACAAGATCAACGAGGTTTTAGAGATGCTCTAATTAGTCTGGGATATACAGTCCGAACTAAAATTCTCAAAGAATACTATGATGATACTTCTGGTCGCTACTCCCAAAAAGCAAATTTAGATATTGAAATTGTTGTAGATATGTTTAATACAGTAGACCAGTATGACCGAGTGGTATTATTTAGCGGTGATGGAGATTTTGAAAGAGCAATTGAACTATTACGCTCAAAAAATACACATATTACGGTAGTGTCAACGGAAGGAATGATCGCTAGAGAACTACGAAATGCTACGGATAGATATATAGATTTAAATGATATCAGAGATCAAATAGAAAAAACTGATGCTTAG
- a CDS encoding CHASE2 domain-containing serine/threonine-protein kinase, translating to MAEESTSTLTKNSVSAANRHSSKPTKVTSTAAVRQSRWIVRLGHLLAGTWAIGAALLTASGWDLVQLMENQALSHFFQVRGPIVPPEDIVILAIDDQSISVPEQYYKTDPQQYAYLETLKSFPYKRAAYAQVITKLMEAGVRSVAIGLVFDTPSSYGSSDDRQLQAALEKYGSKVTLAALYENFETHQGLFIQLTPPQQMFHTGSVSIGSVNFPVEVDGKVHRLASEFPKLLDRENLFTNKLLSFDEAVLRAAQVNYPRPKGDRIYFWGSSGTFEQIPFWHVLDPENWNTYLQQGKVFKNKIVLIGSTDKLNNDYYPVAASKSPELMSGVEIHANAIATLMTGKAISQEISTLPLRGLFVLILVGSTALIISRNKHSINRFLYSLVLSGTWLGISYGLFVYGRLIFPTSVPMVAIAFCGLSYLGTSVVRENIRKRQLVDIFQKYKTSAVVQEIISQQDDLQELIQERDLALSGKILARRYKIVKVLGAGGFSETYIAEDTQRPGNPRCVVKQLKPSNTKPEGLQLARRLFNSEAQTLEKLGFHPQIPQLLAYFEEDEEFYLVQEYILGHPLSYELPPGRAIEEIAGIKIVKDLLETLIFVHENNVIHRDIKPSNIIRRHSDGKLVLIDFGAVKEVSAKQFEPQEQTAFTIGIGTQGYAPTEQCLGRPHYSSDIYAVGMVGIKALTGITPRELDRDADGKIKWSDLTQVSNSLAQILSKMVQDDFKMRYQSASEALKAVETVEASSDLVNSQKGYPMLQHDSLMSTLGELNAPTKSYPGKSSEIG from the coding sequence ATGGCAGAAGAATCTACATCTACCTTAACCAAAAACAGTGTCTCTGCTGCCAATAGACACTCAAGTAAACCGACAAAAGTCACGTCTACAGCAGCGGTACGCCAGTCTAGGTGGATAGTTCGCTTAGGTCACCTACTAGCTGGGACTTGGGCAATAGGCGCAGCACTGCTAACGGCTTCTGGTTGGGATTTGGTTCAATTGATGGAGAATCAGGCACTTTCTCACTTTTTTCAAGTGCGTGGGCCGATTGTGCCTCCAGAAGATATCGTAATTTTAGCAATAGACGATCAGTCAATATCGGTTCCCGAACAGTACTATAAAACAGATCCGCAACAGTACGCCTACCTAGAAACACTGAAATCTTTTCCTTACAAACGTGCTGCATATGCTCAGGTAATTACAAAGTTAATGGAAGCGGGCGTCCGTTCTGTAGCTATAGGTCTTGTTTTTGATACACCAAGTAGTTATGGATCTAGTGACGATCGCCAACTCCAAGCAGCATTAGAAAAATATGGCAGCAAAGTTACCTTAGCAGCTCTCTACGAAAATTTCGAGACCCACCAGGGGTTGTTTATCCAGCTGACACCGCCACAACAGATGTTTCACACAGGGTCAGTATCCATTGGTTCAGTTAATTTCCCTGTGGAGGTGGATGGTAAAGTTCATCGATTGGCTAGTGAGTTTCCCAAGTTATTAGATCGAGAAAATTTATTTACCAACAAGCTACTTTCCTTTGATGAAGCAGTATTGAGGGCAGCACAAGTAAATTATCCGCGACCAAAAGGCGATCGCATTTATTTTTGGGGGTCTTCAGGGACATTTGAGCAAATACCCTTTTGGCACGTACTCGACCCAGAAAACTGGAACACTTATTTGCAGCAGGGAAAAGTCTTCAAAAACAAGATAGTTTTAATTGGTTCAACAGATAAGTTAAACAATGATTATTATCCAGTAGCAGCTAGCAAGAGTCCTGAACTGATGTCGGGGGTGGAAATTCACGCCAATGCCATCGCAACTTTAATGACAGGTAAAGCCATCAGTCAAGAAATTTCAACTTTACCGTTGCGTGGTTTATTTGTGCTAATTTTAGTTGGCAGTACAGCCTTAATTATTAGCAGAAACAAGCATAGTATCAATCGATTTCTGTATAGTCTAGTTTTATCTGGTACTTGGTTAGGAATTAGCTATGGGTTATTTGTCTACGGGCGGTTAATTTTCCCCACTAGTGTACCAATGGTGGCGATCGCTTTTTGCGGACTAAGCTACCTGGGAACCTCAGTAGTTAGAGAAAATATCAGAAAACGCCAATTAGTAGACATATTTCAGAAATATAAAACTTCTGCCGTTGTCCAAGAGATTATCAGCCAACAAGATGATCTACAAGAGCTAATCCAAGAGCGAGATTTAGCTTTATCAGGTAAAATCTTGGCTCGACGGTATAAAATTGTCAAAGTTCTGGGTGCAGGTGGATTTAGCGAAACCTACATTGCTGAAGATACCCAACGTCCTGGTAACCCAAGATGTGTTGTCAAGCAACTAAAACCAAGCAATACCAAACCAGAAGGATTGCAACTTGCCAGACGCTTATTTAATTCAGAAGCGCAAACACTAGAAAAATTGGGATTTCATCCTCAAATTCCCCAACTTCTGGCGTATTTTGAAGAAGATGAAGAATTTTATTTAGTCCAAGAATACATACTTGGTCATCCTCTCAGTTACGAACTGCCACCAGGCAGAGCAATTGAAGAAATTGCAGGCATCAAAATTGTCAAAGACTTATTGGAAACATTAATATTTGTCCATGAAAACAACGTGATTCATCGGGATATTAAACCCAGCAATATCATCCGCCGACACTCAGACGGTAAACTCGTACTAATTGATTTTGGAGCAGTCAAAGAAGTCAGTGCCAAACAGTTCGAGCCTCAAGAACAAACCGCCTTCACCATTGGTATTGGGACTCAGGGTTACGCACCAACCGAGCAATGTTTAGGTCGTCCACACTACAGTAGTGATATCTATGCAGTGGGTATGGTTGGGATTAAAGCCTTGACTGGCATTACACCGCGTGAGCTAGATAGAGATGCTGACGGAAAGATAAAATGGAGCGATCTCACCCAGGTGAGCAACTCTTTAGCTCAGATTCTCAGTAAAATGGTGCAGGATGACTTCAAAATGCGATATCAGTCTGCATCGGAGGCTCTTAAGGCTGTTGAAACTGTTGAAGCTTCTAGCGATTTGGTAAATTCCCAAAAGGGATACCCCATGTTACAACATGACTCATTGATGAGTACTTTAGGCGAATTAAATGCTCCCACAAAATCTTACCCAGGGAAATCGTCAGAAATTGGTTGA
- the gorA gene encoding glutathione-disulfide reductase encodes MTFDYDLFVIGAGPGGLAAAKKAATYGVRVAIAEQEDLGGTCVNRGCVPKKLIVYAADFALQNKMAHSYGWSDCPTYFDWTLFIKSVHKHLDSISESYLQQLQKAGIEIISERASFLDAHTISIGGRKVTADKILIAVGGQPLKPNIPGIEYAITSREMFQLPYLPKRLTIIGGGYIGVEFSSMMHAFGCQVTLIEKEEMILSGFDDDIRSTVQQALSKRGIKLFTNTTIQKIKYSEECLLLTINSESREIVAADTILVATGYNPNTKNLGLENARVELGENGAIKVDEENRTNQENIFAVGDCTSRIQLSSVAQAEGIAFANTVFANKPQKLNYDYVPSAVFSRPEAASVGMTEAKAREKFGESVKCYYSQFQPLFYQLTEKDKQGSIKLVVNGDSEEVLGAHMVGENAADIIQSLGVAIRKGVTKQELDETIGIHPTAGEEFLSLN; translated from the coding sequence ATGACATTTGATTATGATTTGTTTGTCATTGGTGCTGGGCCTGGGGGATTGGCAGCAGCTAAAAAAGCAGCTACTTACGGTGTGCGTGTTGCCATTGCCGAACAAGAAGACCTCGGTGGAACCTGTGTAAATCGTGGCTGCGTTCCCAAAAAACTGATTGTCTATGCTGCTGACTTTGCCCTGCAAAATAAAATGGCGCACAGTTATGGGTGGAGTGATTGCCCGACATACTTTGACTGGACATTATTTATTAAATCTGTACACAAGCATCTTGACAGCATCAGCGAATCCTATTTGCAGCAATTGCAGAAAGCTGGAATTGAAATAATTTCTGAACGTGCCAGCTTTCTCGACGCTCATACTATCAGTATTGGTGGACGCAAAGTTACAGCAGACAAAATTTTAATTGCTGTGGGCGGCCAACCCCTCAAGCCCAATATCCCAGGTATAGAATACGCCATCACATCCCGCGAGATGTTTCAGCTACCCTATTTGCCGAAACGTCTGACAATCATTGGCGGTGGCTACATTGGTGTAGAATTTTCCAGTATGATGCACGCTTTTGGCTGTCAGGTGACGCTAATTGAAAAAGAGGAGATGATTTTATCAGGGTTTGATGATGACATTCGCTCTACTGTGCAACAGGCTTTGAGTAAACGGGGAATTAAGTTATTCACCAACACCACCATTCAAAAAATCAAATATTCAGAAGAGTGTTTGTTGTTGACTATTAATAGTGAGAGTAGAGAAATAGTTGCAGCAGATACCATCCTAGTTGCCACAGGTTACAACCCAAATACTAAAAATTTAGGCTTGGAAAATGCCCGTGTTGAACTTGGCGAAAATGGTGCAATCAAAGTAGATGAAGAAAACCGCACCAACCAAGAAAATATCTTTGCTGTCGGTGACTGTACCAGCCGCATCCAATTGTCTTCTGTGGCTCAAGCAGAAGGTATTGCCTTTGCCAATACAGTTTTTGCCAACAAGCCACAAAAACTGAATTATGATTATGTACCCTCTGCTGTTTTTTCTCGTCCAGAAGCGGCTAGTGTGGGGATGACTGAGGCCAAGGCACGGGAAAAATTTGGTGAATCTGTAAAATGCTACTACAGCCAATTCCAGCCACTGTTTTATCAGCTGACTGAGAAAGATAAGCAAGGAAGTATCAAGTTAGTGGTAAATGGTGATTCTGAGGAAGTTTTAGGCGCTCATATGGTGGGTGAGAACGCAGCAGATATCATTCAAAGTCTCGGCGTTGCAATTCGCAAGGGCGTTACTAAGCAAGAACTGGATGAAACAATAGGCATTCATCCCACGGCTGGGGAGGAATTTCTGTCGTTAAATTGA
- a CDS encoding ABC-F family ATP-binding cassette domain-containing protein — translation MSIITLQSIKKDFGIKEILKDASFSLDTTDKVGLIGTNGSGKSTLLKMIAGLESIDSGQILINSGSKIIYLPQQPDLDENRTVLEQIFADSGEHMALVREYEELSDKLAHYPDDSQLMSRLSVVMQRMDTSGAWELETNAKIILTKLGISDFEAKIGTLSGGYRKRIALATALLAEPDVLLMDEPTNHLDALSVEWLQSYLNRYRGALFLITHDRYFLDRVTNRIIEIDRGDIYTYTGNYSYYLEKKALAEESAVSSQRKHQGLLRRELEWLKKGPKARSTKQKARIDRAHALRDTEFKQVQGKVDISTVGRRIGKKVIELNNVSKAYNGRTLIKDFSYEFSPEDRIGIIGANGAGKSTLMDIMTGRIPPDSGSAEIGTTIHIGYFDQHSEELLTALNENQRVIDYIKEEGEFVKITDGTQITASQMLERFLFPGNQQYAPIHKLSGGEKRRLFLLRVLMSAPNVLILDEPTNDLDVQTLAVLEDYLEDFVGCVIVVSHDRYFLDRTIDTIFSFEEGGNLRQYPGNYSVYLDFKKAEEAALQQAANTKDKPKNVETLHVTSLPKNVENQKRRRLSNWEKKEFEQLEAKIAQLEAQKAETEKTLGNVSPGNYSQVQKLYEEVESLKQAIDVATERWLELAEMES, via the coding sequence ATGAGTATCATTACCCTCCAATCAATCAAAAAAGACTTTGGCATCAAAGAAATTTTAAAAGATGCCAGCTTCAGCCTCGATACTACCGATAAAGTTGGCTTAATTGGTACTAACGGTTCAGGCAAATCAACCCTATTAAAAATGATCGCCGGCTTAGAATCCATCGATAGCGGTCAAATTTTAATCAACTCTGGTTCTAAAATCATCTACTTACCTCAACAGCCAGATTTAGATGAAAATCGCACAGTTTTAGAGCAAATTTTTGCCGACAGCGGCGAACACATGGCTTTAGTGCGTGAATACGAAGAACTTTCTGATAAATTGGCTCACTATCCAGATGATAGTCAACTGATGTCGCGCCTTTCTGTGGTGATGCAACGGATGGATACGAGTGGTGCTTGGGAACTAGAAACCAACGCTAAAATCATCCTCACCAAATTAGGAATTTCTGACTTTGAAGCCAAAATCGGTACTTTATCTGGAGGCTATCGCAAACGCATTGCCCTAGCAACAGCCTTGCTAGCAGAACCAGATGTTTTACTCATGGATGAGCCAACAAACCACCTCGATGCTCTTTCTGTAGAATGGTTACAAAGTTATTTAAATCGCTATCGTGGCGCACTTTTTCTCATCACCCACGATCGCTATTTTTTGGATCGCGTCACTAATCGGATCATCGAAATTGACCGAGGCGACATTTACACTTACACAGGTAACTACTCATACTACCTCGAAAAGAAAGCTTTAGCTGAAGAATCTGCCGTTAGCAGTCAACGCAAACATCAAGGTTTGTTGCGGCGGGAGTTGGAATGGCTCAAAAAAGGGCCGAAAGCCAGAAGTACAAAACAAAAAGCGAGAATTGACCGCGCACACGCTCTGCGAGATACTGAATTTAAGCAAGTCCAGGGTAAAGTTGATATTTCGACAGTTGGTCGTCGCATTGGCAAAAAGGTTATTGAATTAAATAACGTTTCTAAAGCCTATAATGGACGCACCCTGATTAAGGATTTTAGCTACGAATTTAGTCCAGAAGACCGCATCGGCATCATCGGCGCTAACGGTGCTGGGAAATCCACTTTAATGGATATTATGACTGGTCGAATTCCGCCTGATTCCGGTAGTGCAGAAATTGGTACTACAATTCACATCGGTTATTTTGACCAGCATTCTGAAGAATTGCTCACAGCATTAAACGAAAATCAGCGCGTGATTGACTACATCAAAGAAGAAGGAGAATTTGTCAAAATTACCGATGGTACTCAAATTACTGCTTCCCAAATGTTGGAGCGATTTCTGTTTCCTGGAAATCAACAATATGCCCCAATTCATAAACTTTCTGGTGGAGAAAAACGCCGTTTATTTCTGTTGCGGGTGCTGATGAGTGCGCCCAATGTTTTGATTTTAGATGAACCAACAAATGATTTAGATGTCCAGACATTGGCAGTACTAGAAGATTATCTAGAAGATTTTGTTGGGTGTGTAATTGTAGTTTCTCACGATCGCTATTTTCTTGACCGCACCATCGACACAATTTTTTCCTTTGAGGAAGGCGGTAACCTCCGGCAATATCCAGGTAATTACTCTGTTTATCTGGACTTTAAGAAAGCTGAAGAAGCAGCACTGCAACAAGCTGCTAATACTAAAGACAAGCCCAAAAATGTAGAGACGTTACATGTAACGTCTCTACCCAAAAATGTGGAGAATCAAAAGCGGCGGAGATTATCCAATTGGGAGAAAAAAGAATTTGAACAGTTGGAAGCTAAAATTGCCCAGTTAGAAGCCCAGAAAGCAGAAACCGAGAAAACACTAGGGAATGTTTCACCGGGTAATTATAGCCAGGTGCAGAAACTGTATGAAGAAGTGGAATCTCTCAAACAAGCGATCGATGTGGCGACTGAACGCTGGTTAGAATTAGCTGAGATGGAATCTTGA
- a CDS encoding prohibitin family protein — MKNQQFGNWQTTVLGIVLAILVIIGLNSFIIINPGQAGVISILGKARDGALLEGIHLKPPFITVIDVYDLTVQKFEVPAESSTKDLQNLSARFAINFRLDPIKVVEVRRKQGTLENIVSKIIAPQTQEAFKIAAARRTVEEAITKRSELKEDFDNALGDRLDKYGIIVLDTSVVDLAFSPEFARAVEEKQIAEQRAQRAVYVAREAEQEAQADVNRAKGRAEAQRLLAETLKAQGGQLVLQKEAIEAWKTGGAQMPKVLVMGGDSKNGVPFIFNLGNVQNQP; from the coding sequence TTGAAAAATCAACAATTTGGCAATTGGCAAACCACAGTTTTGGGAATTGTGTTAGCAATATTAGTGATTATTGGACTAAATTCTTTTATCATTATCAACCCAGGACAAGCAGGAGTGATTAGCATTTTGGGTAAAGCGAGAGATGGTGCTTTATTAGAAGGCATTCACTTAAAACCACCTTTTATCACCGTGATAGATGTGTATGATTTGACGGTGCAAAAATTTGAAGTGCCAGCAGAAAGTTCTACGAAGGATTTGCAAAATTTATCTGCAAGATTTGCGATTAACTTTCGCCTCGATCCCATAAAGGTAGTTGAAGTCAGAAGAAAACAAGGAACATTAGAGAATATTGTATCGAAAATAATTGCACCCCAAACACAAGAAGCATTTAAAATTGCAGCAGCTAGAAGAACAGTAGAAGAAGCAATTACCAAAAGAAGTGAATTGAAAGAAGACTTTGATAATGCTTTAGGCGATCGCTTAGACAAATATGGGATAATAGTGTTAGATACTAGCGTAGTTGATTTAGCCTTCTCACCAGAATTTGCCAGAGCAGTCGAAGAAAAACAAATTGCTGAACAGCGGGCGCAAAGAGCCGTTTATGTAGCACGAGAAGCTGAACAAGAAGCACAAGCAGACGTTAATCGCGCCAAAGGTAGAGCAGAAGCTCAAAGACTCTTAGCAGAGACGCTCAAAGCCCAAGGAGGACAGTTAGTTCTGCAAAAAGAAGCAATTGAAGCTTGGAAGACTGGCGGCGCTCAAATGCCAAAAGTCCTAGTTATGGGTGGTGACTCGAAAAACGGCGTTCCTTTTATATTCAACCTGGGGAATGTACAAAATCAACCGTAA
- a CDS encoding DUF1824 family protein: MSTPNPHNLTAEEAKKLLNKFNCLDIAPILKPSEKAVIRNALILMTNLADYQILGICADTAEEGILAMKTYSLAFGYEPPNNLPTPEGPVYIKLNGKNGLCYLDSYPGHHRGVLVSCQSFNEDGINEMYGHLPLDLFV; this comes from the coding sequence ATGTCAACCCCCAATCCTCATAATCTCACCGCCGAAGAAGCGAAAAAATTACTGAATAAATTCAACTGTCTAGACATCGCCCCTATCCTGAAGCCATCAGAAAAAGCAGTAATTCGTAATGCCTTAATTTTGATGACTAATCTTGCTGACTATCAAATTTTAGGAATTTGTGCTGACACAGCAGAAGAAGGAATATTAGCCATGAAAACCTATTCTCTGGCCTTTGGTTATGAACCACCAAACAATTTACCTACACCCGAAGGGCCAGTTTATATCAAATTAAATGGCAAAAACGGCTTGTGTTATCTCGATTCCTATCCCGGACATCACCGTGGCGTCTTAGTCTCTTGCCAATCTTTCAACGAAGACGGAATCAACGAAATGTATGGACATCTCCCCTTGGATTTATTTGTCTAA
- a CDS encoding 2-isopropylmalate synthase, with product MTTKTDRILIFDTTLRDGEQCPGATLNIDEKLVIAKQLARLGVDIIEAGFAFASPGDFEAVSKIAEIVGTENGPVICSLARAMKGDIEAAAEALKPAVHGRIHTFISTSDIHLEYQLRKSRAEVLAIAQEMVAYAKSFMADVEFSPMDAARSDPEFLYQVLEAAIAAGATTVNIPDTVGYTTPSEFGAIIKGIKENVPNIDQAIISVHGHNDLGLAVANFLEAVKNGARQLECTINGIGERAGNASLEELVMALHVRRQYFNPYVGRPEESQESLTNIDTREIYRTSRLVSNLTGMLVQPNKAIVGANAFAHESGIHQDGVLKNKLTYEIMDAQLIGLTDNQIVLGKHSGRNAFRTRLKELGFELSDSELNKAFVRFKEVADKKKEISDRDLEAIVNDEIQQAPDLFRVELVQVSCGSNAKPTATVTLRTPEGEELTDAAIGTGPVDAVYKAINRVVNVPNELIEFSVQSVTAGIDAIGEVTIRLRYESRVFSGHAANTDIIVASAQAYVNALNRLYAALQTQEKSQGVSAQKV from the coding sequence ATGACCACTAAAACCGATCGAATTCTGATTTTTGATACGACACTGCGAGATGGAGAGCAATGTCCGGGAGCAACGCTGAACATAGACGAAAAGTTAGTGATTGCCAAGCAATTGGCACGATTGGGTGTAGATATCATTGAAGCAGGGTTTGCCTTTGCCAGTCCCGGAGATTTTGAAGCAGTTAGCAAGATTGCCGAAATTGTGGGGACAGAAAATGGCCCTGTAATTTGTAGTTTGGCAAGGGCGATGAAAGGAGATATTGAAGCTGCTGCCGAAGCATTAAAACCAGCAGTTCATGGTAGAATCCACACATTTATTTCCACTTCAGATATTCATTTAGAATATCAGTTGCGGAAGTCACGGGCAGAAGTATTAGCGATCGCCCAAGAAATGGTAGCTTATGCTAAATCCTTCATGGCAGATGTGGAATTTTCGCCGATGGATGCAGCCCGTTCCGATCCGGAATTTCTGTATCAAGTCTTAGAAGCTGCCATCGCCGCTGGTGCAACAACAGTTAACATTCCCGATACAGTTGGTTACACCACACCTAGTGAATTTGGGGCAATTATTAAAGGCATTAAAGAAAATGTTCCCAACATCGACCAAGCGATTATTTCCGTTCACGGTCATAATGATTTAGGCTTGGCAGTTGCTAACTTTTTAGAAGCCGTAAAAAATGGCGCACGCCAACTAGAATGTACGATTAATGGTATTGGTGAACGCGCCGGAAATGCATCACTAGAAGAATTGGTGATGGCATTGCATGTGCGACGACAATATTTTAATCCCTATGTTGGCAGACCAGAGGAATCTCAAGAATCCCTGACAAATATTGACACCCGTGAGATTTACAGAACTTCACGCTTAGTTTCTAATTTGACAGGAATGCTAGTCCAACCAAACAAAGCGATCGTCGGGGCAAATGCCTTTGCCCATGAATCTGGCATTCATCAAGATGGGGTATTAAAAAATAAACTCACCTATGAAATTATGGATGCCCAATTGATTGGCTTGACAGACAATCAAATAGTTTTGGGCAAACATTCAGGGAGAAATGCTTTTCGCACCCGGTTAAAAGAATTGGGCTTTGAATTGTCGGATAGCGAATTAAATAAAGCATTTGTCAGATTCAAAGAAGTTGCAGATAAAAAGAAAGAAATATCCGATCGCGATTTAGAAGCGATCGTCAACGATGAAATCCAGCAAGCGCCCGATTTGTTCCGGGTAGAGTTGGTACAAGTTTCCTGCGGTAGCAACGCCAAACCCACCGCTACAGTCACCCTGCGTACCCCAGAAGGTGAAGAATTAACCGATGCAGCGATCGGTACTGGGCCAGTGGATGCAGTTTACAAAGCAATCAACCGTGTGGTGAATGTGCCCAACGAATTGATTGAGTTTTCTGTGCAATCAGTCACAGCAGGTATTGATGCCATTGGCGAAGTGACAATTCGTTTACGTTATGAATCCAGAGTATTTTCTGGTCATGCGGCGAACACAGATATCATCGTGGCATCAGCGCAAGCTTATGTAAATGCGCTCAATAGGTTGTATGCAGCATTGCAAACTCAAGAAAAATCACAAGGAGTATCTGCACAGAAAGTGTAA